Sequence from the Candidatus Eisenbacteria bacterium genome:
AGCGGCTCGAGATCGTGAAGGACACGTTCGGACGCACCGAGAGCCGCATTCGCGAGCTCAGCCTGCGACCGAGCGAGTACGTGCGACGCCAGGTGCGTGTGACGCCGTACCCGACCGAGGACGTCGGGCGGTTGATCGAACGCTGCGGTCCCGAGGTGTTCATGTTCTCGTCGGACTATCCGCACGTCGAGGGCGGCCGCAACCCGCTCAAGCGCTTCGAGGCGTCGCTCGCGGGTCGCACCGAGGCGGAGAAGGCGGCGTTCTACGCCGGGAACTTCGCCGACATGATGCGCCTGCCCGTGACCCACTCGGCGTAGCGCAGGGATCGATCGCCACCGCGAGGCCGCGCAGCCGCTCGCCCTGGCGCAGACGGTCGGCGTTCGCCCGCGCCAGCTCGCGGAACCCCGCGAGCGCGTCGGCGTCGCCGTGCCCGGCGACGCCCTCCCGAATCATCCGAGGTCTTGGATCGGCGTCCCCCGTTCGAGCGTCAGCGGAACGACGCCGGCCCAGACGTCGAGCGTCATGTCCTCCGCGTCGTCGAGCGGCGGGCCCGTCCGTACCTTGGCGCTCGCCTCGGTGATCGGGATGCGCACCACGCCGCACGCCTTCAGCTCCTGCGGGTTGGGCGGTCGGACGACCGCCCAGCGTCCGGGATGCAGGTGCTCCATGAACGCCTCGAGCGCCGCGTTCTTCTCGGCCTCGCCGGTGATCGGCTCGCCGCGACCGAGGATCACGACCGAGCGGTAGTTGATCGAGTGGTGGAAGGCCGAGCGCGCCATTACGAACCCGTCGGTGTGCGTCACGGTGACGCAGGCGGGCGCGCCGGACGACAGCACCTCGACGAGGCGGCTCTTGCTCGAGCCGTGCAGCACGATGGCGTCGCCCACGCGCGCGTAGGCGGTGGGGATCACGACCGGCTGGCCGCGCTCGACGATGCCGACGTGGCACAGGAACCCCGCGTCGAGGATCGCGTAGACGGCCTCGCGGTCGTAGGCGGCCCGCTGCGGAAGCCGCCGGACCCGGGTGCGCTCGGTCTGTAGCGTGGTCTCCATGATACCGGTGGGCGTACACCTTGATTGGTCCCATGAGAAGATCCAATTCGTTGATTGCCGTGGTGCCAATCATCGCGCTAGGGTCGGCCCATGGCGACGGCACCCGCGATCCTCGGCACGCTCGCGCTCGACCGGCGGGCGGCGCTTCCGCTCCAGGCGCAGCTCTATCGCACGCTTCGCGAGGCCGTGCTCTCGGGACGTCTCGTGCCCGGGACGCGCCTGCCGGCGAGCCGCGTCCTGGCCGGCGATCTCCGCATCGCGCGCAACACGGTGGTCGCCGTCTTCGAGCAGCTCGTGAACGAAGGCTACTTCGAGTCGCGCGTCGGATCGGGAACGCGAGTCGCGACGATCCGTCCCGAGGCGTTGCTGCACGCGCGGCCGTCGTCGCGCGTCGAAACGCCGGGGCCGCGGCCGGTGCTCTCGCGCCGCGGCGAATCCCTCGCGCGCGTGCGTCGCGCCACCGGAGGCGTCGACATCCGCGCCTTCCAGGTCGGACTTCCGGCCGTCGACGCGTTTCCGATCGAAACCTGGGCCCGCCTGCTCGCCCGCCGCGCGCGGACGCCGACCAAAGGCAGCCTCGGGTACCATTACGCGGCCGGCCATCCCGCCTTGCGCGAGGCCATCGCGAGCTACCTCGGCGCCGCGCGCGGCGTCGTCTGTCGTCCGGCGCAGGTGATCGTGGTGGCGGGTGCCCAGGCGGCGCTCGACCTCGCCTGCCGCATGCTGCTCGATCCCGGTGACGCCGCGTGGATCGAGGAGCCCG
This genomic interval carries:
- a CDS encoding pyridoxamine 5'-phosphate oxidase family protein, translating into METTLQTERTRVRRLPQRAAYDREAVYAILDAGFLCHVGIVERGQPVVIPTAYARVGDAIVLHGSSKSRLVEVLSSGAPACVTVTHTDGFVMARSAFHHSINYRSVVILGRGEPITGEAEKNAALEAFMEHLHPGRWAVVRPPNPQELKACGVVRIPITEASAKVRTGPPLDDAEDMTLDVWAGVVPLTLERGTPIQDLG